The Anopheles merus strain MAF unplaced genomic scaffold, AmerM5.1 LNR4000085, whole genome shotgun sequence genome window below encodes:
- the LOC121601401 gene encoding leucine-rich repeat-containing protein 15-like, with protein MNSTWRVIVFLIILWQICYYNNLLVHGCPLECICLSQTQVMCNTGSLREIPLKAIPVKVEQLSLTKNYFPIIKSDAFGGLRALRKLSLDGNNITTIKPFAFRGLPRLRDLSIQHTPLATVASFAFAGLQNVSQIQLSHNKILRIEGYAFAGAVNIRQIHLADNPTVTIETNAFSSLSNVDRLILPSGIRAIEPDAFYGLETVGYLKLSFMDLASLEPYTFRGLTHVKLLSLQESDLGIIRAGAFEGLVQVELLNILNNKIDAIQELNITAANRIRVLRIQGNHLLETPESGSIVLEGIDALHVNSNYFPCGCHIHTLLDSPLANGTYLSHNGAPAGDFLSKNYCISPLEVNGMPMSSIDLYSIGRCFEQVTRENLEAANTAISTMLRGQSWNRWLQWLSEHSKRSQEKTFISVVSSAVRFLAASPIITIMFVEYLKSFNIKIS; from the exons ATGAATTCAACCTGGCGTGTGATAGTATTTCTAATAATACTATGGCAAATTTGCTACTATAACAATCTCTTGGTCCACGGCTGTCCTCTGGAGTGTATCTGTCTATCACAAACACAG GTCATGTGCAACACTGGCTCGCTGCGTGAGATACCATTGAAGGCCATCCCCGTAAAGGTAGAGCAACTGTCACTCACCAAAAACTACTTCCCAATCATCAAAAGTGATGCTTTCGGAGGATTGAGAGCGTTACGAAAGCTGTCACTCGACGGCAATAACATCACTACTATTAAACCATTTGCTTTCCGTGGTTTACCGCGGCTGCGAGATCTCTCGATTCAACACACCCCTCTGGCAACAGTTGCATCATTTGCTTTTGCCGGGCTACAGAACGTCTCGCAAATACAGCTGTCGCACAACAAAATCCTACGCATCGAAGGGTACGCATTTGCTGGGGCCGTCAACATTCGACAGATACATCTCGCCGACAACCCAACCGTAACAATCGAGACGAACGCATTCTCCAGCCTTAGCAACGTCGATCGACTCATCCTACCGTCGGGTATACGTGCGATCGAGCCGGACGCTTTCTATGGTCTCGAAACGGTTGGCTATCTGAAGCTTTCTTTCATGGATCTCGCCTCCCTGGAGCCGTACACATTCCGGGGTCTGACGCACGTCAAACTGCTCTCTCTGCAAGAATCTGATCTAGGTATCATACGAGCTGGGGCCTTTGAGGGTCTCGTGCAGGTCGAGCTGCTCAACATACTCAACAACAAAATTGACGCCATCCAGGAGCTCAACATTACTGCGGCCAATAGAATTAGGGTGCTTCGGATTCAGGGTAACCATCTGCTAGAAACTCCCGAAAGTGGCTCGATCGTGCTTGAAGGCATCGATGCACTGCATGTAAATAGTAACTACTTCCCATGCGGATGTCACATCCACACACTCTTAGATAGTCCCCTCGCCAACGGTACTTACTTGTCACACAATGGGGCTCCCGCCGGTGACTTCCTTTCCAAGAACTACTGCATCTCCCCGCTCGAGGTGAACGGGATGCCAATGAGCTCAATCGATCTATACTCAATCGGGCGCTGTTTTGAACAGGTTACACGAGAAAATCTCGAAGCAGCCAACACAGCCATATCAACTATGCTGCGGGGACAGTCTTGGAACAGGTGGCTGCAATGGCTAAGTGAACATAGTAAGCGGTCTCAAGAGAAGACATTTATTTCAGTTGTCTCGTCAGCTGTGCGGTTTCTGGCGGCATCGCCTATCATAACAATTATGTTTgtagaatatttaaaaagttttaacattaaaatcagttga